TGACACTATCGACAAATTTGTCACTCGACTACGACTACGCTCACGTGACTGTAAGTTCAACGCAAACGAAGACGAAATGATCAGAGACAGGATCGTTTTCGGCACGAACAATTCAAGAATAAGGGAAAAACTCATCAATGAAGGAGAGAAGCTAACGCTTGACAAAGCACTCCAGATAGCTCAAAGCTTTGAGTACTGCCAGACTCAAATGGCAACCATGAATTTGACGTCAACGCAAACGGACACACCGCCAGTCACCCCAACACCCGTGGACGCCATACACAGACGTAACGGACGTAAGCCACCGCCAGACAACCACCAACAGCAGCGCCAACCACCACAGCAGCGCCAACAACAACGTTCATACCAACGATATGAGAAATCATGTGACAATTGCGGACGAGTGCACGGACCTACCAAAACTCAGTGCCCAGCATTTGGCAAATTGTGTAACAAGtgccaaaaacaaaatcattttagaCATATGTGCAGAAGTAACCAGAATTACCACAAATCTGTACATGACATTGACGCTAGTGCTGTAGACGGTGCATGTGGATATTCATGTGACACACCGGAATACTACATCGACATGGTAAGCACA
The DNA window shown above is from Mya arenaria isolate MELC-2E11 chromosome 6, ASM2691426v1 and carries:
- the LOC128238663 gene encoding uncharacterized protein LOC128238663 isoform X2, whose product is MDMSGITPPCMDWDSTNLPEAWERFKRHVELIFTGPLSSKSEIEKVSYLLLWIGDKGRDVHQAWTLTEAEKKSLKSIYKKFQAHVQPKLNPIFARFRFYNEVQGADTIDKFVTRLRLRSRDCKFNANEDEMIRDRIVFGTNNSRIREKLINEGEKLTLDKALQIAQSFEYCQTQMATMNLTSTQTDTPPVTPTPVDAIHRRNGRKPPPDNHQQQRQPPQQRQQQRSYQRYEKSCDNCGRVHGPTKTQCPAFGKLCNKCQKQNHFRHMCRSNQNYHKSVHDIDASAVDGACGYSCDTPEYYIDMNEEDVLYLWNGL
- the LOC128238663 gene encoding uncharacterized protein LOC128238663 isoform X1 → MDMSGITPPCMDWDSTNLPEAWERFKRHVELIFTGPLSSKSEIEKVSYLLLWIGDKGRDVHQAWTLTEAEKKSLKSIYKKFQAHVQPKLNPIFARFRFYNEVQGADTIDKFVTRLRLRSRDCKFNANEDEMIRDRIVFGTNNSRIREKLINEGEKLTLDKALQIAQSFEYCQTQMATMNLTSTQTDTPPVTPTPVDAIHRRNGRKPPPDNHQQQRQPPQQRQQQRSYQRYEKSCDNCGRVHGPTKTQCPAFGKLCNKCQKQNHFRHMCRSNQNYHKSVHDIDASAVDGACGYSCDTPEYYIDMVSTRSLSQSPDRAFVPITLGPSKVPIHFKIDTGSECNIVSHETFKRLKLSDPLEPPDSKLTSYSGDLLKVLGKNEEDVLYLWNGL